In Chryseobacterium gotjawalense, the following are encoded in one genomic region:
- a CDS encoding tyrosine-type recombinase/integrase, producing MENTKPVFDKKFFAPEVAQHKDKNIIWIRFPKDALLIAMLKSVTKPRWSQTQKSWYVTDNSFNRELFGLDQKIVGKEVLLKIHPNNLETFQKFQNQLILKGFSPNTLRVYSIEFAQLLYIIKAFRVEELTKEKLQSYFLYCIKELQLSENQIHSRINAVKFYFEKVLHQDKMFFDIPRPKKPVLLPKALNTTEISKIINITENPKHKLILQLCYGMGLRVSEIVNIKIEHIDSVTMTVLIDRGKGKKDRMVNLPQSVLAELRLYYKAFRPKEYLFEGQFGGRYAIRSAQAVFKAAMNKAGIRKTVGIHSLRHSYATHLLEFGTDISLIQKLMGHRDIKTTLGYTHVADRTVSGVQSPLDKL from the coding sequence ATGGAAAATACAAAACCCGTTTTCGATAAAAAATTTTTTGCCCCAGAGGTGGCGCAACACAAAGACAAAAATATCATTTGGATCAGGTTTCCAAAAGATGCTTTGCTTATCGCAATGCTCAAATCTGTTACAAAACCCAGATGGTCGCAAACCCAAAAATCCTGGTATGTCACCGATAATTCCTTTAACCGCGAACTTTTCGGCCTCGACCAAAAAATAGTCGGCAAAGAAGTTTTGCTCAAAATTCATCCCAATAATTTAGAAACCTTTCAGAAATTTCAAAACCAACTCATTTTGAAAGGGTTCAGCCCAAATACTTTGCGGGTATATTCCATAGAATTCGCACAGTTGCTCTACATCATCAAAGCTTTTCGTGTAGAAGAATTAACCAAAGAAAAACTCCAAAGCTATTTCCTATACTGCATCAAAGAACTTCAACTCTCTGAAAACCAAATTCACAGCAGAATAAACGCCGTTAAGTTTTATTTCGAAAAAGTACTGCATCAGGACAAAATGTTTTTCGATATTCCACGGCCGAAAAAACCCGTGCTTCTTCCTAAAGCATTAAATACAACAGAAATCTCTAAAATCATCAACATTACCGAGAACCCGAAACACAAACTCATCCTGCAGCTGTGTTACGGCATGGGACTCCGCGTGAGCGAAATCGTCAATATAAAAATTGAACACATCGATTCCGTTACCATGACCGTACTCATCGACCGCGGAAAAGGAAAAAAAGACCGGATGGTAAATTTGCCACAGTCTGTTTTAGCAGAGCTGCGCTTATACTACAAAGCATTTCGTCCCAAAGAATATCTTTTTGAAGGCCAGTTTGGCGGCAGGTATGCAATAAGAAGCGCACAGGCGGTTTTTAAAGCGGCGATGAACAAAGCAGGAATCAGAAAAACAGTGGGTATTCACAGTTTGCGCCATAGTTACGCAACCCATCTTCTTGAATTTGGAACCGATATTTCCCTCATTCAAAAATTAATGGGGCACCGGGACATTAAAACCACCCTCGGTTACACCCATGTTGCCGATAGAACTGTTTCTGGGGTTCAGTCGCCCTTAGATAAGCTGTGA
- a CDS encoding transcriptional regulator, whose product MKIVIQILFCLFIFISCGYDKSQTQILEKIEKSNNSIFEKKFNEKVISSFSKKQIIELSSNKNPEIALYFFQILVNKYPDDAYSVFLRNIDNKKISTIATSYDTLEEMTVSQAMLFYAILKQSIFTEEQLNEILDKIILDINNKRHLYGYLAMYLDKNKNNPDPKYYSILRKEILDTTSKPYFHNHAIINYFSNYNKPEDVIIIKDFIKKSVYDEPTYFNSGIEFIANSPKEQYFDILTDYFDKKIKDQKFRADDIFFELELYTKALTRYKSNESKELITEIVNKSNYYSQGNFLAPREQVYLLLENEDKKNYFSVLKQKLSQEVSKTKLDSIRKWNER is encoded by the coding sequence ATGAAAATCGTTATCCAAATTTTATTTTGTCTTTTCATTTTTATTTCTTGTGGTTATGACAAGAGTCAAACTCAAATTTTGGAAAAAATTGAAAAATCCAATAATTCAATTTTTGAAAAAAAATTCAATGAAAAAGTAATAAGTAGTTTTTCCAAAAAGCAGATAATTGAACTTTCATCTAATAAAAATCCAGAAATTGCCTTATATTTTTTTCAAATTTTAGTAAATAAATATCCAGATGATGCTTATTCTGTGTTTTTGAGAAATATTGATAATAAAAAAATTTCAACAATCGCAACAAGTTACGACACCTTGGAAGAAATGACGGTTTCCCAAGCAATGTTATTTTATGCAATATTAAAACAAAGTATATTTACTGAAGAGCAATTAAATGAAATTTTAGACAAAATAATTTTAGATATAAATAACAAAAGACATTTGTATGGTTATTTGGCAATGTATCTTGACAAAAACAAGAATAATCCGGACCCAAAATATTATTCAATTTTAAGAAAGGAAATTTTAGACACAACTTCGAAACCGTATTTTCATAATCACGCAATAATTAATTACTTTTCAAACTATAATAAACCTGAGGATGTAATTATCATAAAAGATTTTATTAAAAAATCGGTCTATGATGAGCCAACCTATTTTAATTCAGGAATAGAGTTTATTGCAAATTCACCAAAAGAACAATATTTTGATATATTGACAGATTATTTTGACAAAAAAATTAAAGATCAAAAATTTAGAGCTGATGACATTTTTTTCGAATTAGAATTATATACAAAAGCGTTAACTAGATATAAATCAAATGAATCGAAAGAATTAATTACTGAAATTGTTAATAAATCAAATTATTACTCACAAGGTAACTTTTTAGCTCCAAGGGAACAAGTTTATTTACTTCTCGAAAATGAAGATAAAAAAAATTATTTTTCAGTGCTTAAACAAAAACTATCACAAGAAGTAAGCAAAACCAAACTAGATTCAATTAGAAAATGGAATGAAAGATGA
- a CDS encoding WG repeat-containing protein, whose protein sequence is MNENLFQVTKDGKSGFINDKGQVVIDLVFDGVSSFSEGLARIFVGDKVGFIDTKGNIKVQPKFDTVSEFSEGMAYATTGDKYGYIDTAGNFVIEPKFYRCWGFENGYALVMQEVVSTGCFIDKFGAIKLNGRNFLVSKYSEGLINCSDNGDWGFIDINGNFIIPPTYKYTREFSEGKAAVAPKKIDGKANRKDLYAFINKENEIIIPPLFTGADIHFSDGMCAVYDNGYGYINANGQLVIPCDFYLGQHFSEGLAVVKPNGKGKTYGYVDKTGAMTINPTFTLAESFKNGLASVTTGKKYEEFKRGYIDKSGNYVWEPTR, encoded by the coding sequence ATGAACGAAAATTTATTTCAAGTAACAAAAGACGGTAAGTCGGGTTTCATTAACGACAAGGGACAAGTGGTAATTGACTTGGTGTTTGACGGTGTTTCTTCTTTCTCGGAGGGACTTGCAAGAATTTTTGTTGGGGACAAAGTTGGTTTCATTGACACTAAAGGAAACATTAAAGTTCAACCCAAGTTTGACACAGTATCAGAATTTTCAGAAGGCATGGCATACGCCACAACGGGCGACAAATACGGTTACATAGACACAGCAGGAAACTTCGTTATTGAACCAAAGTTTTATCGTTGCTGGGGCTTTGAAAACGGATATGCTCTTGTCATGCAAGAAGTCGTTTCAACAGGTTGCTTTATTGACAAGTTTGGTGCTATCAAACTAAACGGCAGAAATTTTTTGGTTTCAAAGTATAGCGAAGGACTAATAAACTGTTCGGACAATGGAGACTGGGGCTTCATTGACATCAACGGCAATTTTATTATCCCACCAACTTACAAATACACAAGAGAGTTTTCAGAAGGCAAAGCAGCCGTTGCACCAAAAAAGATAGACGGCAAAGCAAACAGAAAAGACCTCTATGCTTTTATCAATAAAGAAAATGAGATTATTATACCACCTTTATTTACTGGTGCAGACATTCATTTTTCAGACGGAATGTGTGCAGTTTATGACAACGGATACGGCTACATCAATGCTAATGGACAACTCGTAATCCCTTGCGACTTTTATCTTGGTCAGCATTTTTCAGAGGGACTTGCTGTTGTGAAACCAAATGGCAAGGGCAAAACTTATGGCTACGTTGACAAGACAGGAGCTATGACTATTAACCCGACTTTTACGCTTGCTGAAAGTTTTAAAAACGGACTTGCATCAGTAACAACTGGTAAAAAATATGAAGAGTTTAAACGTGGCTACATTGACAAAAGTGGAAACTATGTGTGGGAACCGACAAGATAA
- a CDS encoding GLPGLI family protein, with the protein MKKINLLFAFLFLSNCLIAQNHRFIYEYSFKIDSLNKDNITKELMNLDVSRDGSIFYSSEKFVYDSLTNAEFTKAKAIQSTHIDLGKIRNNSKVSFSVSKNYQKSDTKLHTSINGDKYEIPESENIKWTIVPENSVIEGYKVQKATTNYLGRKWIAWFTNDIQIQDGPYKFKGLPGLILKISDEKNDHIFNFVGSKKINHFPSNSDFDDEKKLTISATKFNQLWKDYVKDPAKKIKLIYASSEVSNITVTDASGKTLTQSEVIRNKEQRVKDNLKKTNNFLELSLYR; encoded by the coding sequence ATGAAAAAAATTAATTTGTTATTTGCTTTCTTATTCTTATCAAACTGCTTAATTGCACAAAACCATAGATTTATCTATGAATATTCTTTTAAAATTGACTCATTAAATAAAGATAATATTACAAAAGAACTGATGAATTTAGATGTTTCCAGAGATGGCTCTATTTTCTACAGCAGTGAAAAATTTGTTTATGATTCTTTGACAAATGCTGAATTTACAAAAGCGAAAGCTATTCAATCTACGCATATAGATTTAGGTAAAATAAGAAATAATTCAAAAGTTAGTTTTTCAGTCTCCAAAAACTATCAAAAATCTGACACTAAATTACACACTTCAATAAATGGCGATAAATATGAAATTCCAGAAAGTGAAAATATTAAGTGGACGATAGTTCCTGAAAATTCTGTAATTGAAGGATACAAAGTTCAAAAAGCTACAACGAATTATCTCGGAAGAAAATGGATTGCTTGGTTTACAAATGATATTCAAATTCAAGATGGACCATATAAGTTCAAAGGTTTGCCTGGTTTAATTTTAAAAATTTCCGACGAAAAAAATGATCATATATTTAATTTTGTAGGAAGTAAAAAAATCAATCATTTTCCTTCAAACTCAGATTTTGACGATGAAAAAAAATTAACTATTTCGGCGACAAAATTTAACCAACTTTGGAAAGACTATGTAAAAGATCCAGCTAAAAAAATCAAACTGATTTATGCGAGTTCAGAGGTTTCTAATATTACTGTGACAGACGCTAGTGGAAAAACACTAACACAATCTGAAGTTATTAGAAATAAGGAACAAAGAGTAAAAGATAATCTAAAAAAGACTAACAACTTTTTAGAATTGAGCTTATACAGATAA
- a CDS encoding GLPGLI family protein, translating to MNIIFSFFIFLISVQIYSQDVAKIKVTYETKFVNDSVNKEKIETYDYILLANESKSLYFFESAKIFFNRADNQGEKIVTSVGQIPRYPKYVGSVLKLEEKTLAFLPVGKYIFKFIEPALEWKILDEKKEIMGYQCRLAETKTDNNDHFYAWFTEDIPISDGPFRFKGLSGLILEVYNKNNTIKIFATELKKSNEEIELIQYTNLVETKNKKQYLEARKNYIENPSIYNGNIKIFDATGKDLTNRISERLKKVNVYLD from the coding sequence ATGAACATTATTTTTTCATTTTTTATTTTTCTAATTTCAGTGCAAATCTACAGTCAAGATGTAGCAAAAATTAAGGTGACTTACGAAACGAAATTTGTAAATGATTCAGTAAACAAAGAAAAAATTGAAACTTATGATTACATACTTTTAGCGAATGAATCAAAATCTTTATACTTTTTTGAAAGCGCAAAAATATTCTTTAATCGAGCTGACAATCAAGGTGAAAAAATTGTAACAAGCGTTGGACAAATACCTAGATACCCAAAATATGTAGGTAGTGTTTTAAAATTGGAAGAAAAAACATTAGCATTTCTACCAGTTGGAAAGTATATTTTCAAATTCATTGAACCTGCACTTGAATGGAAAATATTAGATGAAAAAAAAGAAATAATGGGTTATCAATGTAGACTTGCAGAAACTAAAACAGATAATAATGACCATTTTTATGCTTGGTTTACTGAAGATATTCCAATAAGTGATGGACCGTTTAGATTTAAAGGTTTGTCAGGTCTTATTTTAGAAGTTTACAATAAAAACAATACCATAAAGATCTTTGCAACTGAATTGAAGAAATCTAACGAAGAAATTGAACTTATTCAGTATACTAATCTGGTGGAAACTAAAAATAAAAAACAATATTTAGAAGCGAGAAAAAACTACATTGAAAATCCTTCAATTTATAATGGAAACATCAAGATTTTTGATGCAACAGGAAAAGATTTGACAAATAGAATTTCTGAAAGGTTAAAAAAAGTAAATGTTTACTTGGACTAA
- a CDS encoding glycosyltransferase family protein: protein MKVLKETFYFLIKYLLLILLFALLIYFTKFYGDFCSNLYVLFFMLPVIGVTVLIYIIALYINDYKRKKFKTTNYVVLILVTMFLINLLIGFLNGEKEIFQKYIPETENDLYELTLYKNESFQVRKQMNHGACEAVGKYIIIADTLELDFNNKDIENMTDSTFTFSYKFDNKTKIYEPLKKGFKKLKINNE, encoded by the coding sequence ATGAAAGTATTGAAAGAAACATTCTATTTTTTGATTAAATACTTGTTGCTGATTTTACTTTTTGCACTATTGATCTATTTTACAAAATTCTATGGCGATTTCTGTAGTAATTTGTATGTATTATTTTTTATGCTCCCTGTTATTGGAGTAACAGTGTTAATTTATATAATTGCTTTATATATAAATGATTACAAAAGGAAGAAATTTAAGACAACGAATTACGTGGTTTTAATCTTGGTGACCATGTTTTTGATAAATTTACTTATTGGATTTCTCAATGGAGAAAAAGAAATTTTTCAAAAATATATACCTGAAACAGAAAACGACCTTTATGAACTAACTCTTTATAAAAACGAATCATTTCAGGTAAGAAAACAGATGAATCACGGTGCTTGTGAAGCCGTAGGAAAATATATAATAATTGCAGATACATTAGAATTAGATTTTAACAATAAAGACATTGAAAATATGACAGATAGCACATTTACTTTCTCTTACAAATTTGACAACAAAACAAAAATTTATGAACCATTAAAGAAAGGTTTTAAGAAGTTGAAAATAAATAATGAATAA